One genomic window of Eptesicus fuscus isolate TK198812 chromosome 6, DD_ASM_mEF_20220401, whole genome shotgun sequence includes the following:
- the LOC129149367 gene encoding C-type lectin domain family 4 member G-like: MDTVEYCKLGGGLQEVPGGSWGRWGPWVRRVLLLALALLVTTVLWTLILSILLSKASKQQGALLGGQDLLRTNASKQTVVLGALKEEVGACHSCCLRTQELQKTAGAELREAQAKLLQQESALRELSERVTQRLAEAGRDREGIRSELFRALEAARFGNSSCEPCPTRWLPFRGSCYLFSEQKATWEESQRYCAGVGAHLVIIGDLDEQDFLSQDTQGRGYWLGLRAERRAREVKGYQWVDGAPLTFSHWNLGEPNDARGQEDCVMMLHTGLWNDAPCGNEKDNWICEKRNNC; this comes from the exons ATGGACACTGTGGAGTACTGCAAGTTGGGTGGCGGGCTCCAGGAGGTCCCCGGAG GGTCCTGGGGCCGCTGGGGCCCCTGGGTACGGCGAgtcctcctcctggccctggctcTCCTGGTCACCACAGTCCTGTGGACACTCATCCTGAGCATCCTCCTTTCCAAGG CCTCCAAGCAGCAAGGGGCGTTGTTGGGCGGCCAGGACCTGCTGAGAACGAACG CCTCGAAGCAGACGGTGGTGCTGGGCGCGCTGAAGGAAGAGGTCGGAGcctgccacagctgct GCCTGAggacacaggagctgcagaagacGGCGGGCGCAGAGCTGCGGGAGGCGCAGGCGAAGCTGCTGCAGCAGGAGAGCGCCCTGAGAGAACTGAGCGAGCGCG TGACACAGCGCTTGGCTGAGGCGGGAAGGGACCGCGAGGGCATCCGCAGTGAGCTGTTCCGGGCGTTGGAGGCCGCCCGATTTGGAAACA GTTCCTGCGAGCCCTGCCCCACGCGGTGGCTGCCCTTCCGGGGCTCCTGCTACCTTTTCTCGGAGCAGAAGGCCACGTGGGAAGAGTCGCAGCGCTACTGCGCAGGTGTGGGTGCGCACCTGGTGATCATCGGGGACCTGGATGAGCAG gACTTCCTGTCTCAGGACACACAAGGCCGAGGCTACTGGCTGGGCCTGAGGGCTGAGCGCCGCGCCAGGGAGGTCAAGGGCTACCAGTGGGTGGACGGAGCCCCGCTCACCTTCAg CCACTGGAACCTGGGAGAGCCCAATGACGCTCGGGGGCAGGAGGACTGCGTCATGATGCTGCACACGGGGCTGTGGAACGATGCCCCTTGCGGCAACGAGAAGGACAACTGGATCTGCgagaagaggaacaactgttGA